A genomic stretch from Sphingomonas faeni includes:
- the nagA gene encoding N-acetylglucosamine-6-phosphate deacetylase: MTIFRFSNGHVVTPTGVLNDATIVVEDGRIARIGASDSQDSSATAIDLDGGWLMPGFVDTQVNGGGGVLFNDTPTVEGIAAIGAAHRPFGTTAFLPTLISDTPDVIALALDAVDAAILAGVPGVLGIHIEGPVISPARKGIHDPTRFQDLDDELLALLTRPRLGRVMVTLAPERVTAAQIATLTAAGVLISIGHSDADHATASAGMAAGITGVTHLFNAMSPLVHRAPGVVGAVLDDQAVYCGIIVDGFHVDDAVLRIALRARPHDRFMLVSDAMPCVGAAEKSFVLQGREIYVEGGRCVGADGTLAGSDLDMAAAVRNTVDRLGVAPEIAAAMAATYPAAFLRLSQERGTLQVGRAADWVVLTRDLHPVGTWIGGTSAA; this comes from the coding sequence ATGACGATCTTCCGGTTTTCGAATGGCCATGTGGTCACTCCCACAGGCGTGCTGAACGACGCGACGATCGTCGTCGAGGACGGGCGGATCGCGCGGATCGGTGCGTCCGACAGCCAGGATTCGTCCGCCACGGCGATCGATCTCGACGGCGGCTGGCTGATGCCGGGGTTCGTCGATACGCAGGTCAACGGCGGCGGCGGCGTGCTGTTCAACGATACGCCCACGGTCGAGGGCATCGCCGCGATCGGCGCGGCGCATCGTCCGTTCGGCACCACCGCGTTCCTGCCGACACTGATCAGCGACACGCCCGACGTGATCGCGCTCGCGCTCGACGCGGTCGACGCGGCGATCCTCGCGGGCGTCCCCGGCGTGCTCGGCATCCATATCGAGGGGCCGGTGATCAGCCCCGCGCGCAAGGGCATCCACGACCCCACGCGCTTCCAGGATCTCGACGACGAGCTGCTCGCGCTGCTGACTCGTCCCCGCCTCGGCCGGGTCATGGTGACGCTCGCGCCCGAGCGCGTGACTGCGGCGCAGATCGCGACGCTGACCGCGGCGGGCGTGCTCATCAGCATCGGCCATAGCGACGCCGATCACGCCACCGCGAGCGCCGGCATGGCCGCTGGCATCACCGGCGTGACGCATCTGTTCAACGCCATGTCACCGCTCGTCCACCGTGCCCCCGGCGTGGTCGGCGCGGTGCTCGACGATCAGGCGGTGTATTGCGGAATCATCGTCGACGGCTTCCATGTCGATGACGCGGTTCTGCGGATCGCGTTGCGCGCACGGCCGCATGACCGGTTCATGCTGGTATCCGACGCGATGCCCTGCGTCGGTGCGGCCGAGAAGTCGTTCGTGCTGCAGGGTCGCGAGATTTACGTCGAGGGTGGCCGCTGCGTCGGCGCCGACGGCACGCTGGCGGGCTCCGATCTCGACATGGCAGCGGCGGTGCGCAACACCGTCGACCGCCTCGGCGTAGCCCCCGAGATCGCCGCGGCGATGGCAGCGACCTATCCCGCGGCGTTCCTGCGGCTGTCGCAAGAGCGCGGCACGTTGCAGGTCGGCCGCGCCGCCGATTGGGTCGTGCTCACGCGCGACCTGCATCCGGTCGGCACGTGGATCGGCGGGACGAGCGCGGCCTGA